ATGACTTAAACAGCGTTGACTATCCTGATATAGCAGAAAAAACAGCAAAGCATTTAACAGACGGAAGTTGTGAAAAAGGAATTCTTCTTTGCGGAACAGGGATTGGAATTTCAATTGCCGCAAACAAAATAGATGGTATCCGCGCTGCACTATGCACTAACGAATACTGTGCAAAAATGTCAAGAAATCATAATAATGCCAATATCTTATGTATGGGC
The DNA window shown above is from Oscillospiraceae bacterium and carries:
- the rpiB gene encoding ribose 5-phosphate isomerase B, which encodes MKIAIGADHGAFELKEVLKEYLLNKGYEILDCGTYDLNSVDYPDIAEKTAKHLTDGSCEKGILLCGTGIGISIAANKIDGIRAALCTNEYCAKMSRNHNNANILCMGARVTGVELAKSILDTFLKEEFEGGRHQVRVDKIMKLK